The following proteins are encoded in a genomic region of Longimicrobiaceae bacterium:
- a CDS encoding IS630 family transposase — translation SWLNLVEVWFALLTSKQLKRGVHPSIDALEQAIHRYVGATNEHPKPFVWTKTADEILQSVARFCRRISNSDH, via the coding sequence TCCTGGCTCAACCTGGTCGAAGTCTGGTTCGCGCTCCTGACGTCCAAGCAGCTCAAGCGCGGGGTTCACCCCAGCATCGATGCCTTGGAGCAAGCGATTCATCGCTACGTCGGCGCCACGAACGAACACCCCAAGCCGTTCGTCTGGACCAAGACCGCCGACGAGATTCTCCAAAGTGTTGCCCGCTTCTGCCGCAGAATCTCTAACTCAGACCACTAG